The following proteins come from a genomic window of Trifolium pratense cultivar HEN17-A07 linkage group LG4, ARS_RC_1.1, whole genome shotgun sequence:
- the LOC123922094 gene encoding zinc finger MYM-type protein 1-like, translating to MSEFTEALLEVSENDSDSKISSEAKSLATNELVSKFLQSRDMVIDVAMKQITGLISYFKEYREIGFKNALNCATEIAIELNIDPVFPQKRIIQRKRQFDENLNTPTVQLSEEESFRVNYFLNLVDQAIVSLNKRFEQYQQYESVFGFLFSSRSHFEEALKHNEQCDIDGKELCMELRLLREMLPAEEIGPIGILKFLKGMNCFPNTTIAYRILLTIPVTVASAERSFSKLKLLKSYLRSTMLQERLNGLALIAIENDLLENIQYEDLVDEFASKNARRGAFFK from the exons ATGTCAGAGTTTACAGAAGCTTTACTTGAAGTGTCAGAAAATGATAGTGATTCTAAAATAAGTAGTGAAGCTAAATCCTTAGCAACAAATGAGCTTg TTAGCAAGTTCCTACAATCAAGAGATATGGTTATTGATGTTGCTATGAAACAAATAACAGGGTTGATTTCATATTTTAAGGAATATAGAGAAATTGGTTTTAAAAATGCCTTGAATTGTGCTACGGAAATTGCTATTGAATTGAATATAGACCCGGTATTTCCTCAAAAGCGTATAATTCAAAGAAAAAGACAGTTTGATGAGAATTTGAATACTCCGACAGTTCAACTATCTGAAGAGGAATCTTTTAGagttaattattttcttaaccTTGTTGATCAAGCTATTGTATCTCTTAATAAGAGATTTGAGCAATACCAAcaatatgaaagtgtttttGGTTTCTTGTTTAGTTCTCGAAG TCATTTTGAAGAAGCATTGAAACATAATGAGCAATGTGATATTGATGGGAAAGAGTTATGTATGGAGTTAAGGTTACTAAGAGAGATGTTGCCTGCGGAAGAAATCGGACCTATTGGTATATTAAAGTTTTTGAAAGGCATGAATTGTTTTCCTAATACAACTATTGCATATCGAATTTTATTGACAATTCCTGTGACAGTTGCCTCTGCAGAAAGAAGTTTCTCAAAATTGAAGTTGTTGAAGTCATACTTGCGGTCTACCATGTTACAAGAAAGGCTTAATGGGTTAGCATTGATAGCAATTGAGAATGACTTGTTGGAGAATATACAATATGAAGATTTGGTTGAtgaatttgcttcaaaaaatgcTAGAAGGGGGGCTTTTTTTAAGTAG